A genomic stretch from Doryrhamphus excisus isolate RoL2022-K1 chromosome 23, RoL_Dexc_1.0, whole genome shotgun sequence includes:
- the arl3l1 gene encoding ADP ribosylation factor like GTPase 3, like 1, with protein sequence MGEAQKGLLSVIEKLKGSSEQEVRIVLLGLDNAGKTTLLKSLASEDVNTITPTQGFNIKSVASHGMKLNVWDIGGQRKIRPFWKKYLENTDLLIYVIDSADKKRFEETGLELSELIDEENLKGVPVLIFANKQDLATASPASEIAEGLNLHTYRDREWQIQACSAVSGEGVQDGMNWICNNIMNKKK encoded by the exons ATGGGAGAAGCTCAGAAG GGCTTACTCTCCGTCATTGAGAAACTGAAGGGCTCAAGTGAGCAGGAAGTCAGAATAGTTCTTCTGGGTTTGGACAATGCTGGGAAGACCACCCTGCTGAAGAGCCTGGCTTCCGAGGACGTCAACACCATCACGCCTACACAG GGCTTCAACATAAAGAGTGTGGCATCTCATGGCATGAAACTCAATGTGTGGGACATTGGAGGGCAAAGGAAGATCAGACCTTTCTGGAAAAAGTATCTGGAGAACACAGATCTGTTG ATTTATGTTATTGACAGTGCGGATAAAAAGCGATTTGAAGAAACAGGACTG GAGTTATCAGAACTGATCGACGAGGAGAACCTGAAGGGCGTTCCGGTACTAATCTTTGCCAATAAACAAGATCTGGCCACAGCATCGCCGGCCAGTGAGATTGCGGAGGGCCTCAACCTTCATACGTACAGAGACCGCGAGTGGCAGATTCAGGCTTGCTCAGCCGTGTCCGGCGAAGGAGTGCAG GATGGCATGAACTGGATTTGCAACAACATCATGAACAAGAAGAAGTAA